ACCGGTATCACGGGGGGTCGCGAGAACATGTGCCGCCTCGCCGAGGCCGGACTCGACGAGATTCGGTTCCACCCGCCTTTGGAACTGTGGGGCGAGATGCACGGCACCGAGTGGGAGGAGATTCTGTACATCGCCCGCGAGGAAGGGCTGACGCCCGCCTTCGAGATTCCGGGCATCCGCGCCGAGGAGGAGTTCTTGGAGTTCCTCGACGAGGGCGCGGCCGAGTTCTGCAACGTCAACGAGTTCGAGATGTCCGACGGGAACTATCGAAGAATGCAGGAGGAGGGCTACGAACTGCAGGAGGGCCACATGTCGGCCGTCGACGGCTCGAAGGAGGCCATCTTGGACGTGATGGGCGACCACGAGCGCGTCTACTTCTGTACCTCCGTCTTCAAGGACGCCGCCCAGCACCGCAACCGCCTGAAGCGCATGGCCCGCAACATCCGCCGCGAGTTCGATGAGATAACCGACGACGGCACGCTCGTCTACGGCAAGACGTGGGAACCGGAGGCACGACTGCAGGAACTCGGCGTTCCGGAGGAGTTCTACACCGTCAAATCCGACCACGTCGAACTCGCGTGGTGGCTCCTCGAAGAGATGATCGAGGAGGGCGACGTCGAGAAAGGCGAAATCGTCGAGCAGTATCCGACCGTCGACGGGACAGTGGTCGAGCGAACGCCGTTGGCGTAGGATCGGTTCGGATATTTTCGGCCCAGATTTTTGCGAGGAGGATTGCGAGCGTAGCCTCGTCGGCGAGCGGACGCCGTTAGTGTGACGTAGTCTCTGCTTTCGTGTCCACAACTCAGACGTACTCGACGGTGAGCGCGTAGTACGCGCTCGGGCCGAACACGAGCGCCGCGGCGACGACGGTCCACTCGTCGACTGCGACGCCGAGAGCGGTCACGACGGCCAGGAGACAGACACCGGCGGCGACGCCGACGAGGACGAACAGCCGACGTGTCGACGGCGACGGAAACGCGCCGCGTCGAGCGGCGTAGAGGCCCCCTGTGAGCGAGACGAGAAGCGCGTCCGCCGTCGCGTACAACGCGGTGTCGGCGATAAATCCGAGCGAGAGGAGTCCGACGGCGAGTCCGAGACAAGCGAGCGCCGTCCGAGCGGGGGTGAGCGGGTTCACTGCGGCGCCGTACCGGAGGTAGTAGCCGAGCGGCGGCAGAAGCGCCAGCAGCGCCAACAGGATACCGAACGTGAACCCGGCGAGCGGGGAGGCGAGCGCGATCCCGCCGAGCGTCGCCTCGACGAGGAGGACGGTCCCGACGAGGCATCCGAGCGCGAGCACCGCCATCGGCGGGAGCACGGCCGTCGGGTCGTCGTCGTGGACGACGGCGTAGGCGGCGAACGGGTAGCCGAGCGCGACGGCGACGAGCGTCGTCCGGAGGACGTCGCCGGTGAGGACGAGCGACGAGACCAGAAACGAAAGCGAGAGAAACGCCCCGGTGACGAGCGCGAACTCCGGGACGTGACGACCCATGACGGAACGTTCGAACGGGGCGGCAAAACGGGTTTCGACCCGGTGAGCGATACACAAGCGTTTAGACGACACCCTGAGTAGTCACGTCCATGCCGGACTGTCCATTGGCCGACGAGTGCCCGAGTTTTTCGGAGCGAATCCAGGGAATGGGATGCCAACACTACGGCGACCGAGGCGGCGCCGAGTGGTGCAACCACTACAGCATGCCCATCCGCGACCTGAAGCAACAGCCCGTCAAACCCGGCGAAGAGGTCGTCGTCGAGGTGACCGACATCCACGAGAGCGGCGCAGGCGTCGGGCGAACCGAGGACGGTTTCATCGTGTTCGTCGACGGGGTTCTCCCCGACGCGCGGGCGCTAGTGAAGATTACGAAAGTGAAGTCGAGTCACGCCCGCGCCGAGGAGGTCGAACGACTCCCGATGGACCCCGAGTCCGAAGACCCGGAAGCGGAGCAGAGCGGCGACGGCGAGGACGACAGCGACGGGGGAGGGCCGAAACGCCCTACCGCGCTCGGTAGCCGCGACAACTTCTGGGGTTCGTAAGCGCCGGCCGTCAGCGACGCGGCCCCCACGGACAGTCCCGACTTTCGGTTTTCTGTACCCTTTTTGCCGACGGCGTTCGACGCACGCGTATGGACGAACAGGACGTGACCGAGATACTCGAACAGGCGGGCTTTGCGCCCGACGAGAGCGTCCTGACGCACCGACAGGCCGAGGTGCTCGCGCTCCGCGAGCGCGGCGTCCGGCAGTCCGACATCGCCGATTTCCTCGGCACGTCGCGGGCGAACGTCTCCAGCATCGAGGCCAGCGCCCGCGACAACGTGGCGAAAGCCCGCGAGACGGTGGCGTTCGCCGAGGCGCTGACCGCTCCCGTTCGGGTCGAGGTGCCGGAGGGGACGGATCTCTACGACGTGCCGAAGCAGGTGTACGACGCCTGCGACGCCGCGGGCGTGAAGGTGAACCACACCGCCCCCGATCTGATGAAGATCGTCAGCGACGCCGCGGGCGACGCCATCCGCGGGCGCGAGGTTCGAGTACCGCTTCTCGTCGGCGTCACCAGTGAGGGCGCGGTTCGCGTCCGGCGGTCGACGTAGAGGGCAAGGGCAACCGACGCTTCTGCGCGGGTTGCCGACTTGGGAGGTACTTTCTGTGTGCGGCCGCCTCGCACACCACATGGACCTCGGAGTATCCGGAGACGTAGCACTGGTGACGGCGAGTTCGAGCGGCCTCGGCCACGCGAGCGCCGAGTCGCTGGCGGCCGAAGGCGCACACGTTGTCGTCTGCGGCCGCGACGAGGAGAGACTCGACGCGGCGGCCGAGAAACTGGAGTCGGTCGGCGACGGCGACGTGCTCGCGGTGCCGACGGACCTCACCGACCGCGACGACGTCGCGGCGCTCGTGGAGGCGACCGTCGAAGAGTTCGGCCAGTTGGACCACCTCGTCACCTCCGCGGGCGGCCCGCCGAGTGGGAGTTTCGACGATATGTCCTCCGAGGACTGGTACGGCGCGTACGACCTGCTCGTGATGAGCGCCGTCTGGACCGTCAAGGAGGCCGAACCCCACCTGAAGGAGAGCGACGCGGGCACCATCACCTGCATCACGTCGACGAGCGTCCGAGAGGTCATCGACGACCTCATCCTCTCGAACAGCGTCCGCCGCGGCGTCATCGGCCTCGTCAAGTCGCTCTCGCGGGAGTTCGCCCCCGACGTGCGAGTCAACGCCGTCTTGCCGGGCGCACACGAGACCTCGCGCGTCGAGGAACTCGTGGAGGACGCCGTCGAACGCGGCGACGTCGATAGCTACGAGGAAGGGCTAGAGGGCTGGTCGAACGGCATCCCGATGGGCCGCATCGGCAAGCCCGAGGAACTGGGCGATACCGTCGCGTTCCTCGCGAGCGACCGCGCGAGTTTCGTAAACGGCGTCGCGCTCCCCGTCGACGGCGGGAAGCTGCGGAGCTAGCCCTCATGGCCTCAGTCACCGGTCGAGGGCGGAATCTTGTCGGGAGATCGGCCCGTTCTAAGACGAATTTTGCTCCGCATCGCGTCGGCTTTCTCGTCGGCGGACTGTTCATCCACCATATTGGTGCTAACCTCTCTGTCGCTGTCGAAGATGAACGTCAATTGTGCGTGGACGGGACTAACAGTCAATGACGTAATGAATGATCTTGGGCTGCTAATGGCTACCTCAGCATACAACCGCCATTAATATATCCGAATTGATAAGTTTCTGTACATCAGTACTGGAGTTCTTCGGCTGTGTACTATATTCTATCTATCCTATTTATCATTTATAAATTCGTCTAGGCTGATTATACCACCAGAGGATAAATTATAAATTACTGATTTAGAATCTTATAATTGCGATTGGAGATAGACAATATAAAGCGAGCAGGAGAAGCGCGATTAAGATCGTAGCAGCGGGTACCGGAGTAGTTGGCGGAGTTCGACCTCTGATGCAGACGGTTGCAGCAGATTCGGTAAACCGTGACTTCGAAGATTCCGACAGTGATTCGTCCGGGAGTAAGATCCTCGAGCATGGAACTCTTCTCCGTCAGTACGATGCCCGAGCAGTGAGTGGTACGGTGGACTATTGGCAAATCAAGTTCGAGATGTTGACCAACTCCATCTCCTACGACGGTGACAACACCTACAATGGGATGAAAGGCAATAGTACGGATGTCACATCAAGCCACAACAAGTGGAACACTAATGATACGAAATACTGGGTGGGTAGCGGAACAACTCAACAAGAGGAGGCCGATGAGTACGACCACATCTCGAACTTAGCGGGTGACTTCGCAGGTATCATCCCGGTACTCGGGGATGCCCTAACCGCATTTGAAGTTCTCGTTCACCTGACGGATTTATTTGAGGACGCTGGAGGCGAGGTCATCAATCGCGATTGGACTTGGGGTGACGCATTCAGCGGTGCTCCTCAGAGTGAAATCTTCAATAGATTCGATGCGGAATGCGATCCTGGCGAACGCGCCGGGTTTACAGCCACGGACTACGCGTCGGCAGAGAGATATGATGGTACCGGGAAATTCCTCAGCGCAGAGACGGAATTTCTAGTAAACTTCGCTGCACCAGAAACGAGCCCGTCTTCGCTGACGCGAATGTCAGCCTCGTCTTTGGAGTCAAAGGGGATCAGTACAGTGTCGGCAAAACAGATCAGGAGAAATCCTCTAAAATACGGTTTCACTCCCAGGGAGGCGAGTGACCTAAAACCAAGTGATATTGTCTACTTCGCACCGGTCGATATCGAAGTCACTACAGGGTAGTTCAAAGACGCTCCAAATATCATTTTTTGAGATGCCAGTAAACTCCGCCCACTATTATTCCGGTTATTGCTAAAGTAAGGGCGTATCCAGCCGGTCCAGTAACGACTGAAGAGACGACAAGTCCCACGAGAATGAGAATTCCAACGACCCCTGCAAACACCATCCGAAACTTGAAATAATCTTCTGGGAGTTCCATGATTTTTCTGATAATTGAGAAGTGATAAATCTACCTCCGTAACGTCAAGGGAGGATATTGGGATAAAGGGGCGAAGCAGAACATAACGGATTCAAGACGGGTAGCACGAGGGGCGATAGTTCGAAGCGGAAGAAATTCCGGAGGGCACCAATCCCAAGCTCAGAATAGCCCCTCCGCCTTCAGCACCGAAACCACCTCTCTCACGCGCTGCGCCCCCTCCTTCGGCACGACGAGCACCCGGTCGTCGTAGGCGACGACGGCGAGTCCGTCGACGCCGACCAGCGAGACGTGTTTGTCGTCGCTGGCGACGACGTTATCCGCCGCGTCGATGGCCAGATAGTCGCCGAGCGCGACGTTACCGTCCTCGTCGGCGTCGAGCACGCGTTCGAGCGCGTCCCACGACCCTAAATCGTCCCAGTCGAACGTCGCGGAGACGACGGCGGCGTGGTCGGCGCGCTCCATCACCGCGTAGTCGACGCTCACGTCGTCGACGGCGGCGAATCCCGCTTCTTCGTTTCCGTCGTCGAGCGCGTCGACGAGGGGTGCGAGTTCCGTGTCGCGGGCGGCGGTGAGGAACGCATCGGGCGTCCACGCGAAGATGCCCGCGTTCCACAGATACCCCGAATCGACGTATTCGGCTGCAGTTTCACTATCTGGTTTCTCGTGGAACGCCGCGAGGTCGGCGTGCGGTTCGGGTTTTTCGCGCCGCTCGCCGGGTTCGATATAGCCGTAGCCGGTGTCCGGTCGAGTGGGTTCGACGCCGAAGGTGACGAGCGCGCCCGTCTCGGCCGCGACGCGAGCGCCCGCGCGGGCGACGGATTCGAAGTTCCCAGAAACGGTGTGGTCGCTCGGGAGGACGAGCACGACGCAGTCACCGACTTCCTCGCGGATGCGGTGGGTCGCGTACGTCAGCGCCGGACCGGTGTCCTTGCCTTCGGGTTCAACGAGCACCGTCGCTTCGGGGGCGTGCTCGGGGATCTCGTCGGCGAAATCAGAGCGGGTACAGACGAACAAGTGGTCGGCGAAGCTCGCACGTTCAGCGGTTTGCGAGAGTAGCGAGTCGTCGTCCGACGCCGACAGCGAGAGGTACTGTTTCGGGCGGTGGCTCCGACTCGCGGGGTACAGTCGGGTTCCGGTGCCACCGGCGAGTACGAGCGCGACGAGCGGTCTGTCCATGGGTCACGAACTCGTGCGAGGGCAAAAACGACGGCGACTGCAGCTGAGCCGGGAGACCGAGCTTACCACGTCTCGACGACGCCCGCGCGGACGTCTTCGGCGCAGCCCTGACAGTCGGGGTGGTCAGCGTCGAAGCAGGCGGGGCGGCCCTCGTCGTCAACGGCGACGGCTCTGCGCTCGGCGTAGCGGCGGCAGACGAGTTTGGCGCGACCTTCCTCGTCGGTGGGGAGCGCGTCGGGGACGCCCCCCGACTGCCCCTCGCGGTAGGCGCGCCTGGACTCGGCCCACTGCCGACCCGCCTTGCGGAACGTCTGTCTGACGAAGCGTTCGAGGCGCGGGTCCATACGCTCGAATTGCGGCCAAACGGTAATAATCCTCGTGGAGTCAACGCGTTCACTTTCGCTCGCCGGGCGGGAATCGGGAGATTGTCGGCAAAAGCCGCCGCCGAATCTGGCGAATTCGAGCGCCCAGAGCGTCAGACACGCGTCCGACACAGAGCGGCGAGAGGAGCCGCCAAACCCCGGTCTTCACTTCCGGTTCGGTGCCGGAACTTTTTATACCAGTAGGAGCCAACGGGCGTATGCCTCTCGTAGAAAACCAAAGAAGAGGCAGTGAGACCACATGACAGATTTGCGTACACACGCAGCGGAGATTGCGGAACAGTTCTCGGACCACCTCGACGTGGACGAAGACGACATCGAAGAGCGACTGGACAACCTCGTCAACGAGTACAAGGTCCCTGTGGAGGAGGCGCGCCGCAGCGTCGTCAATCACTACCTCGACGAGGCGGGACTCGAACGCGATGCGATTCGCGCGGGCGGCGGCGGCAGTCAGGCCGTCGAAGTCGCGGACATCGACGAGGACGAACAGTGGGTCGACCTCACGGTCAAACTCGTCGAACTGTGGGAGCCGCGTAGCGACTCCATCTCGCAGGTCGGCCTGCTGGGCGACGAGTCCGGCACCATCAAGTTCGTCTCCTTCACCACGTCCGAGCTACCGGAACTGGAGGAGGGAGCGGTGTACTCCCTGCAGAACGTCGTCACCGACGAGTACCAGGGGCGGTACTCGGTGAAGCTCAACCGGACGACGACCATCACGGAACTCGACGAAGACATCGAAGTCGGCGACGACTCGGTGAGCGTCGAAGGCGCGTTCGTCGACATCCAGAGCGGCAGCGGCCTCATCAAGCGCTGCCCCGAGGAAGGCTGCACGCGCGTGCTCCAGAACGGCCGCTGCTCGGAACACGGCAGCGTCGAAGGCGAGTTCGACCTGCGCATCAAGGGCGTCCTCGACGACGGCAACGAGGTGCAGGAGGTCATCTTCAACAAGGAGATGACCGAGGAACTCACCGGCATCGCACTGGAAGAGGCCAAACAGATGGCGATGGACGCGCTCGACACGACCATCGTCGCCGACGAGATGGCCGAGGACGTGCTCGGACGCTACTACCGCGTCTCCGGGCCGACGCTCGGCCGCTACGTGCT
This genomic stretch from Haloprofundus salilacus harbors:
- a CDS encoding radical SAM protein — its product is MISKGCEQCAMGGKMVLFVYGYCDQRDCFYCPLGENRKNVTDVYANERLVEEDEDVIREAKRMDALGTSITGGEPQEALDKTCRYLRLLKEEFGEDHHTHLYTGITGGRENMCRLAEAGLDEIRFHPPLELWGEMHGTEWEEILYIAREEGLTPAFEIPGIRAEEEFLEFLDEGAAEFCNVNEFEMSDGNYRRMQEEGYELQEGHMSAVDGSKEAILDVMGDHERVYFCTSVFKDAAQHRNRLKRMARNIRREFDEITDDGTLVYGKTWEPEARLQELGVPEEFYTVKSDHVELAWWLLEEMIEEGDVEKGEIVEQYPTVDGTVVERTPLA
- a CDS encoding TRAM domain-containing protein, which codes for MPDCPLADECPSFSERIQGMGCQHYGDRGGAEWCNHYSMPIRDLKQQPVKPGEEVVVEVTDIHESGAGVGRTEDGFIVFVDGVLPDARALVKITKVKSSHARAEEVERLPMDPESEDPEAEQSGDGEDDSDGGGPKRPTALGSRDNFWGS
- a CDS encoding Tfx family DNA-binding protein, which produces MDEQDVTEILEQAGFAPDESVLTHRQAEVLALRERGVRQSDIADFLGTSRANVSSIEASARDNVAKARETVAFAEALTAPVRVEVPEGTDLYDVPKQVYDACDAAGVKVNHTAPDLMKIVSDAAGDAIRGREVRVPLLVGVTSEGAVRVRRST
- a CDS encoding SDR family oxidoreductase, giving the protein MDLGVSGDVALVTASSSGLGHASAESLAAEGAHVVVCGRDEERLDAAAEKLESVGDGDVLAVPTDLTDRDDVAALVEATVEEFGQLDHLVTSAGGPPSGSFDDMSSEDWYGAYDLLVMSAVWTVKEAEPHLKESDAGTITCITSTSVREVIDDLILSNSVRRGVIGLVKSLSREFAPDVRVNAVLPGAHETSRVEELVEDAVERGDVDSYEEGLEGWSNGIPMGRIGKPEELGDTVAFLASDRASFVNGVALPVDGGKLRS
- a CDS encoding mannose-1-phosphate guanylyltransferase, whose translation is MDRPLVALVLAGGTGTRLYPASRSHRPKQYLSLSASDDDSLLSQTAERASFADHLFVCTRSDFADEIPEHAPEATVLVEPEGKDTGPALTYATHRIREEVGDCVVLVLPSDHTVSGNFESVARAGARVAAETGALVTFGVEPTRPDTGYGYIEPGERREKPEPHADLAAFHEKPDSETAAEYVDSGYLWNAGIFAWTPDAFLTAARDTELAPLVDALDDGNEEAGFAAVDDVSVDYAVMERADHAAVVSATFDWDDLGSWDALERVLDADEDGNVALGDYLAIDAADNVVASDDKHVSLVGVDGLAVVAYDDRVLVVPKEGAQRVREVVSVLKAEGLF
- a CDS encoding DUF7091 family protein — protein: MDPRLERFVRQTFRKAGRQWAESRRAYREGQSGGVPDALPTDEEGRAKLVCRRYAERRAVAVDDEGRPACFDADHPDCQGCAEDVRAGVVETW
- a CDS encoding replication factor A (Replication protein A protects and stabilize the intermediate ssDNA that is generated by the unwinding action of a DNA helicase at the replication fork. In addition, SSBs prevent the formation of secondary structures by single-stranded template DNA.) translates to MTDLRTHAAEIAEQFSDHLDVDEDDIEERLDNLVNEYKVPVEEARRSVVNHYLDEAGLERDAIRAGGGGSQAVEVADIDEDEQWVDLTVKLVELWEPRSDSISQVGLLGDESGTIKFVSFTTSELPELEEGAVYSLQNVVTDEYQGRYSVKLNRTTTITELDEDIEVGDDSVSVEGAFVDIQSGSGLIKRCPEEGCTRVLQNGRCSEHGSVEGEFDLRIKGVLDDGNEVQEVIFNKEMTEELTGIALEEAKQMAMDALDTTIVADEMAEDVLGRYYRVSGPTLGRYVLVNEFEQLTGPIDAEAVLIKARSM